In Nasonia vitripennis strain AsymCx chromosome 2, Nvit_psr_1.1, whole genome shotgun sequence, a genomic segment contains:
- the LOC100122568 gene encoding RNA polymerase II-associated factor 1 homolog: protein MPPTIQNGAADKRGAARPTEKRLELICKVKYCNTLPDIAFDPKFISYPFESTRFIQYNPTSLERNHKYEVLTEHDLGVPIDLINRDTYACDPKIPYEMDPLDEKLLEEDVITQQDSKRSKHHAKSVSWLRRTEYISTEQTRFQPQTTSDKVEAKVGHNIKKHFKEETLYMDRDSQIRAIEKTFEDNKKPIERHYSKPNVTPVEVFPVYPDFKIWKYPCAQVIFDSDPAPMGLSMPAQIEEMSQAMIRGVMDESGEQFVAYFLPLEETLEKRKRDFCSGIDYADEDEYEYKMAREYNWNVKSKASKGYEENYFLVMREDGVYYNELETRVRLSKRRQKVGAPVNNTRLVVRHRPLNANEFKMQRFREKQLEPPCEDDEEEEEEEEEEEAETQKTEEKNEEKEGSVNEENEEKEDKENGSRASSRASSRASSRKSRSKSASPSKSRSRSPSKARSTRSVRSARSERSQSKSQSRSRSRSRSQSGSRSRSGSPAKSESRSRSGSPAKSAASRSRSGSPAGSRSRSGSPAKSRSKSRSKSRSPSGSEAGSGSDGEGSGSGSGSGSGSGSDSGSDSE from the exons ATGCCGCCGACAATCCAGAACGGCGCAGCCGACAAGCGCGGCGCGGCGAGACCGACGGAAAAGAG ATTGGAGCTGATTTGTAAGGTCAAATACTGCAACACCCTGCCGGACATCGCTTTTGATCCGAAGTTTATTAGCTACCCCTTTGAATCCACAAG GTTCATTCAGTACAATCCCACATCGCTAGAGCGCAACCACAAATATGAAGTGCTTACTGAACATGATTTGGGAGTGCCAATTGACCTTATTAATAGGGACACATATGCCTGTGATCCCAAGATCCCATATGAGATGGATCCGTTAGATGAAAAGTTACTGGAAGAAGATGTGATCACACAGCAAGATTCAAAAAGATCCAAGCATCACGCCAAGAGTGTGTCCTGGCTCAGGCGCACTGAGTATATCTCCACAGAACAAACCCGCTTCCAGCCGCAAACTACTTCAGACAAAGTGGAAGCCAAGGTTGggcataatattaaaaaacactTCAAGGAAGAGACATTGTACATGGATAGGGATTCTCAAATTCGAGCTATTGAGAAGACATTCGAAGACAATAAGAAGCCTATTGAAAGGCACTACAGTAAACCAAACGTTACGCCAGTAGAAGTCTTTCCTGTTTATCCAGACTTCAAGATATGGAAATATCCTTGTGCACAAGTTATATTCGATTCTGACCCAGCTCCCATGGGACTGTCTATGCCGGCACAGATTGAGGAAATGTCACAGGCTATGATTAG GGGTGTGATGGACGAAAGTGGAGAGCAATTCGTGGCTTACTTCCTACCTTTGGAAGAGActttggaaaagagaaagagggacTTTTGCTCAGGAATCGATTATGCCGACGAAGACGAGTACGAATACAAAATGGCCCGAGAATACAATTGGAACGTCAAGAGTAAAGCTTCTAAAGGTTACGAAGAGAATTATTTCCTGGTTATGCGCGAAGATGGAGTTTATTACAATGAGTTGGAAACTCGCGTCAGACTGAGCAAACGAAGACAAAAAGTTGGCGCACCTGTTAACAATACGAGATTGGTAGTACGCCATCGACCGCTGAATGCAAATGAATTCAAGATGCAGAGGTTCCGCGAGAAGCAACTTGAGCCTCCCTGCGAGGACGatgaagaagaggaagaggaggaagaagaggaggaagcaGAGACTCAAAAGACCGAggagaaaaatgaagaaaaag AAGGCTCCGTTAATGAAGAAAATGAGGAAAAAGAGGATAAAGAAAACGGCTCGCGTGCTTCATCCCGAGCCTCCTCTCGTGCCTCCAGCCGCAAGTCCCGCTCCAAATCTGCATCGCCTTCCAAGTCCAGATCTCGATCTCCGTCCAAGGCTCGTTCGACACGTTCAGTCCGCTCGGCACGCTCCGAACGCAGTCAGTCAAAGTCCCAATCTCGTTCACGATCCCGTTCACGTTCCCAGTCCGGATCGCGCTCAAGATCTGGTTCTCCTGCCAAGTCGGAGTCACGCTCTAGATCGGGCTCGCCCGCCAAGTCCGCTGCCTCGCGGTCTAGGTCAGGTTCCCCGGCTGGCTCCCGCTCAAGATCAGGTTCTCCGGCCAAATCAAGATCAAAATCAAGGTCGAAATCGAGGTCGCCCTCGGGTAGTGAGGCTGGAAGTGGCAGCGATGGAGAGGGAAGTGGTAGCGGAAGCGGCAGCGGAAGTGGAAGTGGCAGCGACAGTGGGTCTGACAGCGAGTAA
- the LOC100122581 gene encoding CCAAT/enhancer-binding protein gamma isoform X2, protein MQNEMAPRNKENNGNKRKKQMSEEDDDEDYRKRRDRNNQAVKKSRVKSKMRTQQTLERVNQLKMENELLEEKIKMLNKELGFLKDLFLAHAGSNQHSSNLQDVDLNALLADDSKSEDPLKS, encoded by the exons ATGCAGAACGAG ATGGCTCCCAGAAATAAAGAGAATAACGGTAACAAGAGGAAGAAGCAAATGTCtgaggaggacgacgacgaagatTACAGGAAGCGCAGAGATAGGAATAATCAG GCCGTCAAAAAGTCCAGAGTAAAGAGCAAGATGCGTACGCAACAAACTTTGGAGCGTGTCAACCAGCTGAAAATGGAGAACGAACTCTTGGAAGAGAAGATTAAAATGCTCAACAAAGAGCTGGGTTTCCTCAAAGACCTATTTCTAGCTCATGCCG GTTCAAATCAACATTCCTCAAACTTGCAAGATGTTGATCTGAATGCACTTCTTGCCGACGATAGCAAGTCAGAAGATCCATTAAAATCTTAA
- the LOC100122581 gene encoding CCAAT/enhancer-binding protein gamma isoform X1, with product MEFSELFMAPRNKENNGNKRKKQMSEEDDDEDYRKRRDRNNQAVKKSRVKSKMRTQQTLERVNQLKMENELLEEKIKMLNKELGFLKDLFLAHAGSNQHSSNLQDVDLNALLADDSKSEDPLKS from the exons ATGGAATTCTCTGaattattt ATGGCTCCCAGAAATAAAGAGAATAACGGTAACAAGAGGAAGAAGCAAATGTCtgaggaggacgacgacgaagatTACAGGAAGCGCAGAGATAGGAATAATCAG GCCGTCAAAAAGTCCAGAGTAAAGAGCAAGATGCGTACGCAACAAACTTTGGAGCGTGTCAACCAGCTGAAAATGGAGAACGAACTCTTGGAAGAGAAGATTAAAATGCTCAACAAAGAGCTGGGTTTCCTCAAAGACCTATTTCTAGCTCATGCCG GTTCAAATCAACATTCCTCAAACTTGCAAGATGTTGATCTGAATGCACTTCTTGCCGACGATAGCAAGTCAGAAGATCCATTAAAATCTTAA
- the LOC100122581 gene encoding CCAAT/enhancer-binding protein gamma isoform X3, with product MAPRNKENNGNKRKKQMSEEDDDEDYRKRRDRNNQAVKKSRVKSKMRTQQTLERVNQLKMENELLEEKIKMLNKELGFLKDLFLAHAGSNQHSSNLQDVDLNALLADDSKSEDPLKS from the exons ATGGCTCCCAGAAATAAAGAGAATAACGGTAACAAGAGGAAGAAGCAAATGTCtgaggaggacgacgacgaagatTACAGGAAGCGCAGAGATAGGAATAATCAG GCCGTCAAAAAGTCCAGAGTAAAGAGCAAGATGCGTACGCAACAAACTTTGGAGCGTGTCAACCAGCTGAAAATGGAGAACGAACTCTTGGAAGAGAAGATTAAAATGCTCAACAAAGAGCTGGGTTTCCTCAAAGACCTATTTCTAGCTCATGCCG GTTCAAATCAACATTCCTCAAACTTGCAAGATGTTGATCTGAATGCACTTCTTGCCGACGATAGCAAGTCAGAAGATCCATTAAAATCTTAA